ACAGATTTAACACCCTAACCCCAAGCCTGGAGAGAGTTTGCTGTGGCGTGATGCTTTTGGGTGCTGTGTGCCACTGAATCCAAGGTATGGAATTCATATTCGCTAGGTGCATGGGTTTTCCTCACTTGTTTGCTGTACTCACTACTAACCGGGCTAGTGGGGAAAGATAATGCTGATGTTTCAAACTGTTTCCCCAAAGATGGCAGAGCTTCAGAACCAGACGTCATCTAAAGTGAATGGCAAGAAAATGGAAGAGGACTTAcctccacctccccctcccctgcaagacTCCTTCCAGGCCTCTACTTCCCtggttgggagccaggattcaAACCCACGGCCGCCCCCTAAGGGATCCTTCTCAAAGTTCTACCAGCAGCGCCAGGTGAATGAGCTGAAGAGGCTCTATAGGCACATGCACCCTGAGCTGAGGAAGAACCTGGAGGAAGCTGTGACTGAGGACCTGGCGGAAATGCTCAGCACGGAAGATCCCAGTGCCCAGGCCTCAGTGAATCTGGACGCCGTGCTCCCAGGGGAGGTTCAGTCCATGCGCTGGATCTTTGAAAACTGGACGCTAGACTCTATTGGGGAGCATCAACCGACCAAGACGTTGGTGGAGGAGGAACCCATCCCAAGCGGGGATGTGAAAAGCACCTCCAGGAGGTTTGAAAGCCAGTCGTTAAACGGAGACAGGCTGTCTGCGTTGACCAAAGTGCCCACGACAGTCCACACCAAAGGGGACGTGCATACAGCCCGGTGGCTGTTCGAAACCCAGCCGCTGGACTCATTAAACAAAATGTACTCAGATGAAACAGACGTGCAGGAGGCAGTTCTCAAGGAGCCTGTTCAAAAAGGGGACGTGAAAGGTGCCAAGCAACTCTTTGAAACCTACTCCCTGGAAGCGCTGGGCCACTACAGCTCAGTGGAGGAGCAAAGTATCCTGCAGCTCAAATCAGAAATCCAGGAGCTAAAGGGCAATGTCAAGAAAACCATCAAGCTGTTCCAGACAGAGCCACTCTGTGCCATCAGAGACAAAACTGGCAACATCCACGAGATCAAATCCGTCTGCAGAGAAGAAATACAGAGCAATGCTGTCAGGACCGCTCGCTGGTTGTTTGAGACTCAGCCACTGGATACCATCAACAAGGACACGTCCAAAGTGAAAATTATCCGGGGGATTTCATTAGAAGAGGCAGGAAGGGGGAATGTCAGTGGAGCAAGGTGGATGTTTGAAACTCAGCCACTTGATGCGATCAAAGAATTGACAGTGGAAGAAAAGGATTTTAGGGCTTCCATGGATTTCGTTGACGGGGCAGATGTCAGTAAGCAGCGTCTACTTTTTGAGACCCAGCCTCTTGACTCTCTGAAAGGAGAAGTCTCAGACAGCAGCCCAGCCAAGGAAGAAGTCATCGGCGGTGACGTGAAATCTACACTCTGGCTGTTTGAAACCCAACCAATGGAAACCCTAAAAGATAATTTTGAAGTGGGTCATTTAAAGAGAGTGGGGATTTTGGAAGAGGAGAGGGGGGATGTGAAACAAAGAAAGCACGTCTTTGAGACCTGTCCCCTCAGCAGCATCTCAAAGGCATCCTCTGAAGACCCCCTCTCAGCCTCTAATGTACAAGAGGTGATGAAGGGGGATGTTAAATCTTTCAAAAACCTGTTTGAGACTCTCCCATTAGACAGCATTAAGCAGTCTGATGCTGAGCCCATCACCAAACAAGAAGAGGAGATACCAGCTGGGAACGTCAAAGCCAACCAGGTCCTGTTTGAGACAATACCTTTGTATGCCATCAAAGACAGCTTCGGAAACTTCCACAAGGTCACCTCTGTAAGCAGAGAGCAGGTCATGAGCGGCGATGTCAAGAACTACAAATGGATGTTTGAAACCAAACCTTTGGACCAGTTTGATGACAGCACCAAGAAGGTGGATATAATCAGAGGGATCACAAAGCAGGAAGTGATAGCTGGTGATGTCAGAACAGCAAAATGGCTCTTTGAAACCCAGCCCATTGATGTCATCCATCACCAAGCCAACCAAGGAGAAGAGCACTCCTCGGTGAAGAGAGAGGTTACCCAGCAGGGTGATGTGAAGACCTGCAGGTGGCTGTTTGAGACACAGCCAATTGACACCCTGTATGAGAAGGTGGAGAAAAAGCAGGAAGGGGAAAGTTCTGTACCACAGGCTGACGTTAAGTCATACACATGGATGTTTGAGACCCAGCCCCTGGACTCCCTGAAAGGCCAGGAGGAGCAGTATTTGCAGGTTGGCAAAGCATACTGCCAAGATGACTTACAAGGAGTCAACGTCAAAACTGTCAGACATCTGTTTGAGACTGAACCACTGGTTACCAATGCCTCCAGCGAGACTGACTCAAAGAAAATGGTCAGGTACTCCAGCCATGTGGAGATACAGTCCGGTGAAGTGTCTCGGGTGAAGGAGTTCTTTGaaaccaaacccttggatgtACTGGGTAAATTGGCTGCAGCCACAAAAGAGAATGGTGTCCCTGCAGATGGGAACATTGAAGCTGGATCAGTGCACAAGTTCACCTGGCTCTTTGAGAACTTCCCCATGGATACTTTAAAGAACAACACTGAGGGCATACAAGAAATCCCCCCAGAGAAGGATATCGAGGGGGGGGACATCGGAGGCAAGAGGTTCATTTTTGAGACCTACTCCCTAGACCAGATTCATGACAAGGTGGATGAGACGGAGATCAAGAGGATCCAGGAGGAGACAATGAGCAAAGCCAGCATCAAGTCCTGCACCATGCTCTTTGAGAGCCAGCCCCTATATGCCATCCAGGACAAGGAGGGGGAATACCATGAGGTCACCTCACTGAAGAAGGAAGAAATAATGAAAGGTGACTTGAAAGGTGCCCGGTGGCTCTTCGAAACCAAACCTCTGGATCAGatcaagaaggaggaggaggtgttcGTGATCAGGGCTGTCACCCAAGAGGACATCAAGAAAGGGGATGTCCAGTCTGCCCGATGGAGGTTTGAGACGGAGCCTCTCGATTCCTTCTCTGGGGGGAAGAGGTCTGTGGCCAGGACAGTGGATGATGTACAGAAAGGGGATGTCCAGACCAACAAGCAGCTTTTCGAGTCTCAGCCGGTGAGCCAGAAGAAATACGTGAGGATGGTCAGCGTCAGCGATGTCCAGCAGGGCAATGTGAGGACGTCCACCTGGCTTTTTGAGAACCAGCCCATCGATTCCCTGAAGGGAGAGTCTGAAGCGAGCTCCAGCATGACCACTGTGCAGAGAGAAGACAGCCAGAAAGGGGATGTGAAGCGCTGCACATGGCTGTTTGAAACTCAGCCCATGGATAGTCTCAAAGACCCCGAGGGGTCTGCCAGCACCAATGCCCCGGAGGTGGTCCCTCATGCTGATGTGAAGAGCACAACATGGCTGTTTGAAACCACCCCTCTGGATAAACTCAGCTCTTCTAAACACAGAACCGAAACTGAGGTGAAAGAGAGGACAGTGAGGGAGACTTTGGAAGGCCTCTGCGCCTGCCAGGCCATCCAGCATGACGGGATCCTCATAGAAGCCAATGACGTAGGGAGCGTGAGGATGGTGAAGTACCAGTTCAGAAGGCAAACTACTCCAGAGATCCAAAAGGAAGAGATTGTGGGAGGCAATTTGCAAAGGATCATGTTGCAACTACTGCACAGGACCAATGTGGAGGCCCAGGGGATGCTGGTGGAGGAGGACGAGGAGGGCAAAATCAAAGTCAGCCCACTGCAGCTACTGGACCCAAGCGAAGCCGATAAAAGCAAAGAGGAGTTGAGGGATGACGTTGCTAAGGCTCTCCAAAGTCTCCTTAGCCAAGATGCCTCCATCAAAAAGGGAATGGTCATGCAAGAGACAGAGGTGGGGTCGGTGAAAATGACTATCTACTCCCTCCTGCACCACTCCGTCCAGCAGGAAGTTGTCAAGGGAGATGTGAAGTCAACCATAGGGAACCTGCTGGCTTCCTCGCAAGAGCAGAGGATGATGGCAACCATCAGACGGGAGGACAACGAGAAGGGGAATGTCCAGCTGTACACCAGCTGCATTGAGAAGGGAGACCTGGACTACCTAAAGAACCTTCAGCGGGAGTCTGAGATAGAGTCCCTCATCTCCTCTCAAGCAGACCAGGAGCCAGCAGAATTCATCCAGCAGGATGTGCAAGGGGCTAATATGCATGCCTTgcaacaggaagagccagcagaTAAAATGACTGAAGATGTGGGGCAAGGGGGCATTAAGGGGACTAAGAGAGTGCTCATGTGTGAAGGTGTAAGCAAAGAGAACATGTTAGAAAGAAAGGCAGTGCATGCAGGTGACACAGACTCCACTGTGCAGTGTCTTGGGCAAAACCTGAGCCAGCCCACAGGGGTGGGAAAGGAAGATATTGTGTGTGGGGATATTCAGGCAACCACACAATCACTGAAAAAGGCTAAGAATGTCAACaagaaggcagagagagaggagagagtctCTAGAGATGTGAAGGAAGTGAAGATTGCACCACAGGGAGCAGCCTCCACTAAAGTGGTGGCTCAGAAAGATGACATGGCCAGAAGCCAGCGTTCAGTGGCAGGGGAAACCAGCCAGATGACAAAAAACATGGAGGAGGCGGCCCTCGGAAGTGATCTTCAAGCCGCAATGCAGAGTCTAAGGCTGGCCACAGCTGAGGCAAAAAGCATTCAGCACCAAGTCCAGAGCAAGCTCCACAAGAGCACGGAGCAAATCCATCTCGCCTCTAAGCAGCAGGCACCCAGCATTTCGGGGACAGTGACCATGCAATCAACTGTTTGCCAACAGGAATGTGCACCCCCCAAGCAGCATCAAGCCAGCGCCACCATCAGAGACCAGGAGTCATCCAAGTCCCACGCAAGTGCGTCTCAGAAGAGCATGACGTCACACAAAAAGGTCAGTACTTCCGAGGAAGTACAGGGAGGACAGCATTTGTGCCAGGAAAGCCAAGGTGTGCCTAGTGCAGATGTTAGCGTTAAGGATGGTCTGTTTACTGCCAAGCCAGTGAAACCCTATGTAAACCCTTTTATTGAGTCTGATTACAAAGAGCAATCAGTGCAAGAAGAAAGAGAGCAAGATGTTATGCTCAGAGGGGATGTAAAGACAGCTATCAGAGCACTGCAAAGTGCTGCAACAGAACAGAGACAAGTAGAGAAGGAGGATGTTGTTCGAGGTAACTTAAAGGCCACTCTTCAGTCGCTGGAGAAGTCTAATGTTAATGTCTCCAAAGGGGATTTTAAAGCCGCTATGATATACAGAAATGCAGGGCAGTCATATTCCATATGTAAAAAGGAAAACGAGACTCAATCAATTAGTAACCAGACAGCTGTAGTGACTTCAGGGTCCCAGTCTGATAAtgactttcctcctcctcccccagttgcTGTGATGAAAACTAAGTGTTGTCCACCCATGACACAAGCAAGAGAAGCTGCCCCTTCCCAACCAAGCAAAAAAGATGAAGCCCTGGGATGTTCTGCACCGATGCACAACGCTATCCCTAAGACCCTCACTCTCGCCTCCACCAAAGCCAATGATCAGAGGCCTTCAGAGAAACCAGCGATTCTCCCCAAACCAGAAATTACTGCACCACCAAGGAGGAAACCCATTCCACCTCCAAAACCTGACCGCTTCCTGCAGGAGAAACCTTCACGCCCTGCTAGCAACAGTAAAGGGAGGTTGACAAAGCTAGtcccacccccactgcctcctAAACCTTCAGGCCTGAGCGAGCTAAGCAGAGCAAAAACCCCACCCATGAATCAGGCAAAGGAC
Above is a window of Caretta caretta isolate rCarCar2 chromosome 2, rCarCar1.hap1, whole genome shotgun sequence DNA encoding:
- the XIRP1 gene encoding xin actin-binding repeat-containing protein 1 isoform X2, coding for MERDDKPRQPQSFHAAFGSPGSRSAHRAVALRRNSVSALVARYQNILDCESASSKQDNCKTASFSGSFRESEMESSIVTTTQPLTQGAKPWTELSFSSSQSNSRRQQWSAATSTGKDSARKEVKLSGKSKTPISKVPDTAYDSAVGKRFERTQSVLDNTRRILHQGHGKPSSPSVKERSALYLSETAAHAVSLPKSNTTKESTAHRLDSQKASKMAELQNQTSSKVNGKKMEEDLPPPPPPLQDSFQASTSLVGSQDSNPRPPPKGSFSKFYQQRQVNELKRLYRHMHPELRKNLEEAVTEDLAEMLSTEDPSAQASVNLDAVLPGEVQSMRWIFENWTLDSIGEHQPTKTLVEEEPIPSGDVKSTSRRFESQSLNGDRLSALTKVPTTVHTKGDVHTARWLFETQPLDSLNKMYSDETDVQEAVLKEPVQKGDVKGAKQLFETYSLEALGHYSSVEEQSILQLKSEIQELKGNVKKTIKLFQTEPLCAIRDKTGNIHEIKSVCREEIQSNAVRTARWLFETQPLDTINKDTSKVKIIRGISLEEAGRGNVSGARWMFETQPLDAIKELTVEEKDFRASMDFVDGADVSKQRLLFETQPLDSLKGEVSDSSPAKEEVIGGDVKSTLWLFETQPMETLKDNFEVGHLKRVGILEEERGDVKQRKHVFETCPLSSISKASSEDPLSASNVQEVMKGDVKSFKNLFETLPLDSIKQSDAEPITKQEEEIPAGNVKANQVLFETIPLYAIKDSFGNFHKVTSVSREQVMSGDVKNYKWMFETKPLDQFDDSTKKVDIIRGITKQEVIAGDVRTAKWLFETQPIDVIHHQANQGEEHSSVKREVTQQGDVKTCRWLFETQPIDTLYEKVEKKQEGESSVPQADVKSYTWMFETQPLDSLKGQEEQYLQVGKAYCQDDLQGVNVKTVRHLFETEPLVTNASSETDSKKMVRYSSHVEIQSGEVSRVKEFFETKPLDVLGKLAAATKENGVPADGNIEAGSVHKFTWLFENFPMDTLKNNTEGIQEIPPEKDIEGGDIGGKRFIFETYSLDQIHDKVDETEIKRIQEETMSKASIKSCTMLFESQPLYAIQDKEGEYHEVTSLKKEEIMKGDLKGARWLFETKPLDQIKKEEEVFVIRAVTQEDIKKGDVQSARWRFETEPLDSFSGGKRSVARTVDDVQKGDVQTNKQLFESQPVSQKKYVRMVSVSDVQQGNVRTSTWLFENQPIDSLKGESEASSSMTTVQREDSQKGDVKRCTWLFETQPMDSLKDPEGSASTNAPEVVPHADVKSTTWLFETTPLDKLSSSKHRTETEVKERTVRETLEGLCACQAIQHDGILIEANDVGSVRMVKYQFRRQTTPEIQKEEIVGGNLQRIMLQLLHRTNVEAQGMLVEEDEEGKIKVSPLQLLDPSEADKSKEELRDDVAKALQSLLSQDASIKKGMVMQETEVGSVKMTIYSLLHHSVQQEVVKGDVKSTIGNLLASSQEQRMMATIRREDNEKGNVQLYTSCIEKGDLDYLKNLQRESEIESLISSQADQEPAEFIQQDVQGANMHALQQEEPADKMTEDVGQGGIKGTKRVLMCEGVSKENMLERKAVHAGDTDSTVQCLGQNLSQPTGVGKEDIVCGDIQATTQSLKKAKNVNKKAEREERVSRDVKEVKIAPQGAASTKVVAQKDDMARSQRSVAGETSQMTKNMEEAALGSDLQAAMQSLRLATAEAKSIQHQVQSKLHKSTEQIHLASKQQAPSISGTVTMQSTVCQQECAPPKQHQASATIRDQESSKSHASASQKSMTSHKKVSTSEEVQGGQHLCQESQGVPSADVSVKDGLFTAKPVKPYVNPFIESDYKEQSVQEEREQDVMLRGDVKTAIRALQSAATEQRQVEKEDVVRGNLKATLQSLEKSNVNVSKGDFKAAMIYRNAGQSYSICKKENETQSISNQTAVVTSGSQSDNDFPPPPPVAVMKTKCCPPMTQAREAAPSQPSKKDEALGCSAPMHNAIPKTLTLASTKANDQRPSEKPAILPKPEITAPPRRKPIPPPKPDRFLQEKPSRPASNSKGRLTKLVPPPLPPKPSGLSELSRAKTPPMNQAKDSCCSDALAQMGCGDCQSKCCTPQSPVANAVTVKNQNSEKKAPKDIIKTPLQIAEERYKATKEEQGKQESVDSKTSKPLKNRVAVSETEQVMTKEKATAPRNCCPAEEIPGHRLSSGQENSCTLTSKQEWLDGYQIGLTNPESENKPSTSPKSQATLLRKGSATALNASPKTESASMSSTDGSWDNQSTTQKTNQRRQEEPSASSHQLSRDLFKEQQQVNSRQGGSLEAKREQFAQKPVVVMREKPCRETEDERLKRLSFHKEEIMKGSVKEAMEIFENLRRQEELQEILTRVKEFEEETFKVDVKALKSFFENVPEWVVHQKAHQVTQQHKAEKAEQTTKEDSDSVSSVELAFEDLERASAEIIHLKEQTLARLLDIEEAIRKALYSVSNLKSESDIAGLSGLFKESLGNAQSPTASNNIRKISIVSSKAKQEKAAQGMQNAASVESANGSEKTEMPKGELEVPCIIEQRVNSPSSPSYISIESAARKPAESPKMAYSPWDAPLQDYPNMPGKRDTFTQNIFNSLTRKSVGSGECNPAPLEIEQEPIQMKIGSNSIRQHYLSNPECPLSGNSGKEGCAPNSSKGSCHGAVKGGFSDYKAPLNISSPQNPRRQKSILELQTGPDGSKLYGATRTVTEQYEEVDEFGNKIITSSTTVTKQSETQTSSTCNVVSPPRYEITASPLLRRYLNSPGEDFHSNGSFQETGVVFVTFGNSKPKK
- the XIRP1 gene encoding xin actin-binding repeat-containing protein 1 isoform X5, with the protein product MERDDKPRQPQSFHAAFGSPGSRSAHRAVALRRNSVSALVARYQNILDCESASSKQDNCKSNSRRQQWSAATSTGKDSARKEVKLSGKSKTPISKVPDTAYDSAVGKRFERTQSVLDNTRRILHQGHGKPSSPSVKERSALYLSETAAHAVSLPKSNTTKESTAHRLDSQKASKMAELQNQTSSKVNGKKMEEDLPPPPPPLQDSFQASTSLVGSQDSNPRPPPKGSFSKFYQQRQVNELKRLYRHMHPELRKNLEEAVTEDLAEMLSTEDPSAQASVNLDAVLPGEVQSMRWIFENWTLDSIGEHQPTKTLVEEEPIPSGDVKSTSRRFESQSLNGDRLSALTKVPTTVHTKGDVHTARWLFETQPLDSLNKMYSDETDVQEAVLKEPVQKGDVKGAKQLFETYSLEALGHYSSVEEQSILQLKSEIQELKGNVKKTIKLFQTEPLCAIRDKTGNIHEIKSVCREEIQSNAVRTARWLFETQPLDTINKDTSKVKIIRGISLEEAGRGNVSGARWMFETQPLDAIKELTVEEKDFRASMDFVDGADVSKQRLLFETQPLDSLKGEVSDSSPAKEEVIGGDVKSTLWLFETQPMETLKDNFEVGHLKRVGILEEERGDVKQRKHVFETCPLSSISKASSEDPLSASNVQEVMKGDVKSFKNLFETLPLDSIKQSDAEPITKQEEEIPAGNVKANQVLFETIPLYAIKDSFGNFHKVTSVSREQVMSGDVKNYKWMFETKPLDQFDDSTKKVDIIRGITKQEVIAGDVRTAKWLFETQPIDVIHHQANQGEEHSSVKREVTQQGDVKTCRWLFETQPIDTLYEKVEKKQEGESSVPQADVKSYTWMFETQPLDSLKGQEEQYLQVGKAYCQDDLQGVNVKTVRHLFETEPLVTNASSETDSKKMVRYSSHVEIQSGEVSRVKEFFETKPLDVLGKLAAATKENGVPADGNIEAGSVHKFTWLFENFPMDTLKNNTEGIQEIPPEKDIEGGDIGGKRFIFETYSLDQIHDKVDETEIKRIQEETMSKASIKSCTMLFESQPLYAIQDKEGEYHEVTSLKKEEIMKGDLKGARWLFETKPLDQIKKEEEVFVIRAVTQEDIKKGDVQSARWRFETEPLDSFSGGKRSVARTVDDVQKGDVQTNKQLFESQPVSQKKYVRMVSVSDVQQGNVRTSTWLFENQPIDSLKGESEASSSMTTVQREDSQKGDVKRCTWLFETQPMDSLKDPEGSASTNAPEVVPHADVKSTTWLFETTPLDKLSSSKHRTETEVKERTVRETLEGLCACQAIQHDGILIEANDVGSVRMVKYQFRRQTTPEIQKEEIVGGNLQRIMLQLLHRTNVEAQGMLVEEDEEGKIKVSPLQLLDPSEADKSKEELRDDVAKALQSLLSQDASIKKGMVMQETEVGSVKMTIYSLLHHSVQQEVVKGDVKSTIGNLLASSQEQRMMATIRREDNEKGNVQLYTSCIEKGDLDYLKNLQRESEIESLISSQADQEPAEFIQQDVQGANMHALQQEEPADKMTEDVGQGGIKGTKRVLMCEGVSKENMLERKAVHAGDTDSTVQCLGQNLSQPTGVGKEDIVCGDIQATTQSLKKAKNVNKKAEREERVSRDVKEVKIAPQGAASTKVVAQKDDMARSQRSVAGETSQMTKNMEEAALGSDLQAAMQSLRLATAEAKSIQHQVQSKLHKSTEQIHLASKQQAPSISGTVTMQSTVCQQECAPPKQHQASATIRDQESSKSHASASQKSMTSHKKVSTSEEVQGGQHLCQESQGVPSADVSVKDGLFTAKPVKPYVNPFIESDYKEQSVQEEREQDVMLRGDVKTAIRALQSAATEQRQVEKEDVVRGNLKATLQSLEKSNVNVSKGDFKAAMIYRNAGQSYSICKKENETQSISNQTAVVTSGSQSDNDFPPPPPVAVMKTKCCPPMTQAREAAPSQPSKKDEALGCSAPMHNAIPKTLTLASTKANDQRPSEKPAILPKPEITAPPRRKPIPPPKPDRFLQEKPSRPASNSKGRLTKLVPPPLPPKPSGLSELSRAKTPPMNQAKDSCCSDALAQMGCGDCQSKCCTPQSPVANAVTVKNQNSEKKAPKDIIKTPLQIAEERYKATKEEQGKQESVDSKTSKPLKNRVAVSETEQVMTKEKATAPRNCCPAEEIPGHRLSSGQENSCTLTSKQEWLDGYQIGLTNPESENKPSTSPKSQATLLRKGSATALNASPKTESASMSSTDGSWDNQSTTQKTNQRRQEEPSASSHQLSRDLFKEQQQVNSRQGGSLEAKREQFAQKPVVVMREKPCRETEDERLKRLSFHKEEIMKGSVKEAMEIFENLRRQEELQEILTRVKEFEEETFKVDVKALKSFFENVPEWVVHQKAHQVTQQHKAEKAEQTTKEDSDSVSSVELAFEDLERASAEIIHLKEQTLARLLDIEEAIRKALYSVSNLKSESDIAGLSGLFKESLGNAQSPTASNNIRKISIVSSKAKQEKAAQGMQNAASVESANGSEKTEMPKGELEVPCIIEQRVNSPSSPSYISIESAARKPAESPKMAYSPWDAPLQDYPNMPGKRDTFTQNIFNSLTRKSVGSGECNPAPLEIEQEPIQMKIGSNSIRQHYLSNPECPLSGNSGKEGCAPNSSKGSCHGAVKGGFSDYKAPLNISSPQNPRRQKSILELQTGPDGSKLYGATRTVTEQYEEVDEFGNKIITSSTTVTKQSETQTSSTCNVVSPPRYEITASPLLRRYLNSPGEDFHSNGSFQETGVVFVTFGNSKPKK
- the XIRP1 gene encoding xin actin-binding repeat-containing protein 1 isoform X10 — its product is MECCNLHREGFSQKVERTQSVLDNTRRILHQGHGKPSSPSVKERSALYLSETAAHAVSLPKSNTTKESTAHRLDSQKASKMAELQNQTSSKVNGKKMEEDLPPPPPPLQDSFQASTSLVGSQDSNPRPPPKGSFSKFYQQRQVNELKRLYRHMHPELRKNLEEAVTEDLAEMLSTEDPSAQASVNLDAVLPGEVQSMRWIFENWTLDSIGEHQPTKTLVEEEPIPSGDVKSTSRRFESQSLNGDRLSALTKVPTTVHTKGDVHTARWLFETQPLDSLNKMYSDETDVQEAVLKEPVQKGDVKGAKQLFETYSLEALGHYSSVEEQSILQLKSEIQELKGNVKKTIKLFQTEPLCAIRDKTGNIHEIKSVCREEIQSNAVRTARWLFETQPLDTINKDTSKVKIIRGISLEEAGRGNVSGARWMFETQPLDAIKELTVEEKDFRASMDFVDGADVSKQRLLFETQPLDSLKGEVSDSSPAKEEVIGGDVKSTLWLFETQPMETLKDNFEVGHLKRVGILEEERGDVKQRKHVFETCPLSSISKASSEDPLSASNVQEVMKGDVKSFKNLFETLPLDSIKQSDAEPITKQEEEIPAGNVKANQVLFETIPLYAIKDSFGNFHKVTSVSREQVMSGDVKNYKWMFETKPLDQFDDSTKKVDIIRGITKQEVIAGDVRTAKWLFETQPIDVIHHQANQGEEHSSVKREVTQQGDVKTCRWLFETQPIDTLYEKVEKKQEGESSVPQADVKSYTWMFETQPLDSLKGQEEQYLQVGKAYCQDDLQGVNVKTVRHLFETEPLVTNASSETDSKKMVRYSSHVEIQSGEVSRVKEFFETKPLDVLGKLAAATKENGVPADGNIEAGSVHKFTWLFENFPMDTLKNNTEGIQEIPPEKDIEGGDIGGKRFIFETYSLDQIHDKVDETEIKRIQEETMSKASIKSCTMLFESQPLYAIQDKEGEYHEVTSLKKEEIMKGDLKGARWLFETKPLDQIKKEEEVFVIRAVTQEDIKKGDVQSARWRFETEPLDSFSGGKRSVARTVDDVQKGDVQTNKQLFESQPVSQKKYVRMVSVSDVQQGNVRTSTWLFENQPIDSLKGESEASSSMTTVQREDSQKGDVKRCTWLFETQPMDSLKDPEGSASTNAPEVVPHADVKSTTWLFETTPLDKLSSSKHRTETEVKERTVRETLEGLCACQAIQHDGILIEANDVGSVRMVKYQFRRQTTPEIQKEEIVGGNLQRIMLQLLHRTNVEAQGMLVEEDEEGKIKVSPLQLLDPSEADKSKEELRDDVAKALQSLLSQDASIKKGMVMQETEVGSVKMTIYSLLHHSVQQEVVKGDVKSTIGNLLASSQEQRMMATIRREDNEKGNVQLYTSCIEKGDLDYLKNLQRESEIESLISSQADQEPAEFIQQDVQGANMHALQQEEPADKMTEDVGQGGIKGTKRVLMCEGVSKENMLERKAVHAGDTDSTVQCLGQNLSQPTGVGKEDIVCGDIQATTQSLKKAKNVNKKAEREERVSRDVKEVKIAPQGAASTKVVAQKDDMARSQRSVAGETSQMTKNMEEAALGSDLQAAMQSLRLATAEAKSIQHQVQSKLHKSTEQIHLASKQQAPSISGTVTMQSTVCQQECAPPKQHQASATIRDQESSKSHASASQKSMTSHKKVSTSEEVQGGQHLCQESQGVPSADVSVKDGLFTAKPVKPYVNPFIESDYKEQSVQEEREQDVMLRGDVKTAIRALQSAATEQRQVEKEDVVRGNLKATLQSLEKSNVNVSKGDFKAAMIYRNAGQSYSICKKENETQSISNQTAVVTSGSQSDNDFPPPPPVAVMKTKCCPPMTQAREAAPSQPSKKDEALGCSAPMHNAIPKTLTLASTKANDQRPSEKPAILPKPEITAPPRRKPIPPPKPDRFLQEKPSRPASNSKGRLTKLVPPPLPPKPSGLSELSRAKTPPMNQAKDSCCSDALAQMGCGDCQSKCCTPQSPVANAVTVKNQNSEKKAPKDIIKTPLQIAEERYKATKEEQGKQESVDSKTSKPLKNRVAVSETEQVMTKEKATAPRNCCPAEEIPGHRLSSGQENSCTLTSKQEWLDGYQIGLTNPESENKPSTSPKSQATLLRKGSATALNASPKTESASMSSTDGSWDNQSTTQKTNQRRQEEPSASSHQLSRDLFKEQQQVNSRQGGSLEAKREQFAQKPVVVMREKPCRETEDERLKRLSFHKEEIMKGSVKEAMEIFENLRRQEELQEILTRVKEFEEETFKVDVKALKSFFENVPEWVVHQKAHQVTQQHKAEKAEQTTKEDSDSVSSVELAFEDLERASAEIIHLKEQTLARLLDIEEAIRKALYSVSNLKSESDIAGLSGLFKESLGNAQSPTASNNIRKISIVSSKAKQEKAAQGMQNAASVESANGSEKTEMPKGELEVPCIIEQRVNSPSSPSYISIESAARKPAESPKMAYSPWDAPLQDYPNMPGKRDTFTQNIFNSLTRKSVGSGECNPAPLEIEQEPIQMKIGSNSIRQHYLSNPECPLSGNSGKEGCAPNSSKGSCHGAVKGGFSDYKAPLNISSPQNPRRQKSILELQTGPDGSKLYGATRTVTEQYEEVDEFGNKIITSSTTVTKQSETQTSSTCNVVSPPRYEITASPLLRRYLNSPGEDFHSNGSFQETGVVFVTFGNSKPKK